The proteins below are encoded in one region of Clostridium pasteurianum DSM 525 = ATCC 6013:
- a CDS encoding formate--tetrahydrofolate ligase: MKSDIEIAQSCKMQPIYKVAEKLELKEEDIDLYGKYKCKISLDILNKNIDKSNGKLILVTAINPTPAGEGKSTVTVGLGDALKRKNKKVVIALREPSLGPVFGIKGGAAGGGYAQVVPMEDINLHFTGDMHAITSANNLLCAAIDNHLQQGNTLKIDQRRIVFKRVMDMNDRVLRKIVVGLGGKPNGVPREDGFMITVASEIMAILCLANDLMDLKERMGKILVAYNLDGEPVYCKDLKVEGAMALLMKDAIRPNLVQTLENTPAIIHGGPFANIAHGCNSVLATKTALKLSEYTVTEAGFGADLGAEKFFDIKCRYGNLKPDCTVIVATVRALKHHGGVKKADLNIPNVDALKNGIENLAKQIENVRKYGVPVVVAINKFITDSDEELEFIKKYCKDLGVRVSLTEVWEKGGEGGLDLADNVLDVIENEKSDFKYIYDEKKTIKEKLDVIAKEIYGAEGVTYTVAADKQIAELEKFNLDRLPICVAKTQYSLSDNPSLLARPKGFYITVGEVRVSNGAGFIVVLTGNIMTMPGLPKVPAAEKMDINEDGSIVGLF; this comes from the coding sequence ATGAAATCTGATATTGAAATTGCACAGAGCTGTAAAATGCAGCCTATTTATAAGGTGGCAGAAAAATTAGAATTAAAGGAAGAAGATATAGATCTATATGGAAAATACAAGTGTAAGATTTCGCTAGATATTCTTAACAAGAATATAGATAAAAGTAATGGGAAACTTATTTTGGTTACTGCTATCAATCCTACTCCAGCAGGTGAAGGAAAATCAACAGTAACAGTTGGACTTGGTGATGCTTTAAAAAGAAAGAATAAAAAAGTAGTTATTGCATTAAGAGAGCCTTCTTTGGGACCCGTTTTTGGTATAAAAGGAGGAGCTGCTGGCGGTGGCTATGCTCAAGTTGTACCTATGGAAGATATAAATTTACATTTTACTGGAGATATGCATGCTATAACATCTGCAAATAATTTACTTTGTGCTGCTATAGATAATCATCTGCAGCAGGGGAATACACTTAAAATTGATCAAAGAAGAATAGTATTTAAAAGAGTAATGGATATGAATGATAGAGTGCTGAGAAAAATAGTTGTTGGATTAGGTGGAAAACCAAACGGAGTACCTAGAGAAGATGGATTCATGATTACAGTTGCTTCTGAAATAATGGCAATACTATGTCTGGCCAATGATCTTATGGATTTAAAAGAAAGAATGGGTAAAATATTAGTAGCTTATAATTTAGACGGAGAACCTGTATATTGTAAAGATTTAAAGGTTGAGGGAGCTATGGCACTTCTTATGAAAGATGCAATAAGACCTAATTTAGTTCAAACATTGGAAAATACACCAGCAATAATTCATGGAGGCCCTTTTGCAAATATAGCTCATGGATGCAATAGTGTTTTAGCAACTAAAACAGCATTAAAGCTTTCTGAATACACTGTTACTGAGGCAGGATTTGGTGCGGATCTTGGGGCTGAAAAGTTCTTTGATATAAAATGTAGATATGGTAATTTAAAACCAGATTGTACAGTAATAGTTGCAACAGTAAGAGCACTTAAGCATCATGGAGGTGTGAAAAAAGCTGATTTAAATATTCCTAATGTAGATGCTTTGAAAAATGGTATAGAAAATCTTGCAAAGCAAATTGAAAATGTAAGAAAATATGGTGTACCTGTAGTGGTGGCAATAAATAAATTTATAACTGATAGTGATGAAGAATTAGAATTTATTAAAAAATACTGCAAAGATTTAGGGGTTAGAGTTTCTCTTACTGAAGTTTGGGAAAAAGGTGGAGAAGGTGGCCTTGACTTGGCTGATAATGTATTAGATGTAATTGAAAATGAGAAAAGTGATTTTAAATATATTTATGATGAAAAGAAAACTATTAAGGAAAAATTAGATGTTATTGCAAAAGAGATATACGGAGCAGAAGGTGTTACATATACTGTAGCTGCAGATAAACAAATTGCAGAACTTGAAAAATTCAATTTAGACAGATTACCTATTTGTGTAGCTAAAACTCAGTATTCACTTTCAGATAATCCATCATTGCTTGCAAGGCCAAAAGGATTTTACATAACCGTAGGAGAAGTAAGAGTATCTAATGGTGCTGGATTTATTGTAGTTCTAACTGGAAATATTATGACTATGCCAGGACTTCCAAAAGTACCGGCGGCAGAGAAAATGGATATTAATGAAGATGGTTCTATAGTAGGGTTATTTTAA
- the lysS gene encoding lysine--tRNA ligase has protein sequence MSNEKKSLTKEEIKMQRLQAKAEAEMNDLLKERRQKLSDLQAAGKDPFDVYTVDRSHTSEQIKENYDELEGETVTVAGRLMSKRVHGKAGFSDIYDRYGKIQLYIKIDDVGEEKLKSYKTFDIGDFVSITGTVFKTKTGEVSIHITDFELLSKSLKPLPEKFHGLKDPDLRYRQRYVDLIINKEVRDTFFKRTAIIKAIREFLDNRDYLEVETPILSPIAGGAAARPFNTHHNALDIDMYLRIATELYLKRLIVGGFERVYEIGKNFRNEGIDVRHNPEFTAIELYEAYADYNDMMEITENMVAYVCEKVLGTTKVTYQGTEIDFKPPWKRITMVDAVKEYSSVDFNNINTDEEARSIAKEKGLELKKKLEDCTKGDILNQLFEDYCEDKLIQPTFICDYPVEISPLTKKKRGNEEFTERFEGFVFGREICNAYSELNDPIVQKDRFIQQLRERELGDDEAYMMDDDFINALEIGMPPTGGLGIGIDRLIMFLTDAYSIRDVILFPTMKPLA, from the coding sequence ATGTCAAATGAAAAAAAGTCATTGACAAAAGAAGAAATTAAAATGCAGAGGCTTCAAGCTAAAGCAGAAGCTGAGATGAATGATTTATTGAAAGAAAGAAGGCAAAAGTTATCTGATCTTCAAGCAGCAGGTAAAGATCCTTTTGATGTTTATACTGTAGACAGGAGTCATACGTCAGAACAAATAAAGGAAAATTATGATGAACTTGAAGGAGAAACTGTAACTGTTGCAGGAAGGCTTATGTCCAAAAGAGTACATGGAAAAGCAGGCTTTTCAGATATTTATGATAGATATGGCAAGATACAGCTGTATATAAAGATAGATGATGTAGGGGAAGAAAAACTTAAAAGTTATAAAACTTTTGATATAGGAGATTTTGTATCTATAACGGGTACAGTGTTTAAAACAAAAACAGGAGAAGTCAGCATACATATTACAGACTTTGAACTGCTGTCTAAGTCTTTAAAACCTCTTCCAGAAAAGTTCCATGGATTGAAAGATCCAGATTTGAGGTACAGACAGAGATATGTTGATCTTATAATAAATAAAGAAGTAAGGGATACTTTCTTTAAAAGAACAGCTATTATAAAAGCTATAAGAGAATTTTTGGACAATAGAGATTATCTTGAGGTTGAAACACCTATACTATCACCTATAGCAGGTGGTGCGGCAGCTAGACCTTTTAATACTCATCACAATGCATTAGATATAGATATGTATCTTAGAATAGCTACAGAATTATATCTAAAGAGACTTATTGTTGGTGGCTTTGAAAGAGTATATGAAATAGGTAAGAATTTTAGAAATGAAGGAATTGATGTAAGACATAATCCTGAATTTACTGCAATAGAATTATATGAAGCTTATGCTGATTACAATGATATGATGGAAATAACAGAAAATATGGTTGCCTATGTTTGTGAAAAAGTTCTTGGTACCACTAAAGTAACATATCAAGGTACTGAAATAGATTTTAAACCTCCATGGAAGAGAATAACTATGGTAGATGCAGTTAAAGAGTATTCATCTGTTGATTTTAATAATATTAATACAGACGAGGAAGCAAGATCTATAGCTAAGGAAAAAGGACTTGAACTTAAAAAGAAGCTTGAAGATTGTACAAAAGGAGATATTTTAAATCAGCTTTTTGAAGATTATTGTGAAGATAAACTTATACAACCTACTTTTATATGTGATTATCCAGTAGAAATATCACCACTCACTAAGAAAAAGAGAGGTAATGAAGAGTTTACAGAAAGATTTGAAGGTTTTGTATTTGGAAGAGAAATATGTAATGCCTATTCAGAACTTAATGATCCAATAGTTCAAAAGGATAGATTCATACAGCAGCTTAGAGAAAGAGAACTAGGTGATGATGAAGCCTATATGATGGATGATGATTTTATTAATGCTTTGGAGATTGGAATGCCGCCTACAGGTGGACTTGGAATAGGTATTGATAGACTTATAATGTTCCTAACAGATGCTTATTCTATAAGGGATGTAATATTGTTCCCAACAATGAAGCCATTAGCTTAG
- the hpt gene encoding hypoxanthine phosphoribosyltransferase → MTEDIKEVILTEDKIGNMTSKIGEKISNDYKGKDLVLIGILKGSVMFMCDLMKKITIPCSIDFMVVSSYGNATESTGKVKILKDIDFSIEGKDILIVEDIIDSGITLSYVKEYLYLKKPRSLEIVTLLNKPERRKVNLQPKYMGFNIPDAFLVGYGLDFAEKYRNLPYIGVLKEEVYK, encoded by the coding sequence ATGACAGAAGATATTAAAGAGGTAATACTTACAGAAGATAAGATAGGAAATATGACTTCAAAAATTGGTGAAAAAATAAGTAATGACTATAAAGGTAAAGATCTTGTTTTAATAGGAATTTTAAAGGGATCTGTTATGTTTATGTGTGATCTTATGAAAAAGATAACAATACCTTGCAGTATAGATTTTATGGTAGTATCAAGCTATGGAAATGCTACTGAATCTACTGGTAAAGTTAAAATACTAAAAGATATTGATTTTTCTATAGAAGGGAAGGATATACTTATAGTAGAGGATATTATAGATTCAGGAATAACTTTATCATATGTTAAGGAATATTTGTATTTAAAAAAACCAAGGAGTTTAGAGATAGTTACACTTTTAAATAAGCCAGAGAGGAGGAAAGTAAATCTGCAGCCTAAATACATGGGATTTAATATACCTGATGCATTTTTGGTAGGATATGGATTGGATTTTGCGGAAAAGTACAGGAATCTTCCTTACATAGGAGTTTTAAAAGAAGAAGTTTATAAATAA
- a CDS encoding type III pantothenate kinase produces the protein MILVLDVGNTNIVIGVYDKKNLINEWRLSTDMFRTADEYGIQFLNLFDMSKLEITMVEGVIISSVVPNIMYSLEHMIRKYFKVDPIVVGPGVKTGINIKYDNPREVGADRIVNAVAAHEIYNKPLIIIDFGTATTFCAVRKNGDYLGGAICPGIKISSDALFQKAAKLPRVELLRPSEVICRNTVTSMQAGIVYGYIGQVDYIVHKMKIEMLELGEKDTLVVATGGLAKLISEESKNIDIVNPFLTLEGLRIIYEKNRKQVNYENIRA, from the coding sequence TTGATTTTAGTTCTGGATGTAGGGAATACTAATATAGTTATTGGTGTTTATGATAAAAAGAATCTTATAAATGAATGGAGACTTTCAACAGATATGTTTAGAACTGCAGATGAGTATGGAATTCAGTTCTTAAATTTATTTGATATGAGCAAACTTGAAATTACCATGGTAGAAGGTGTTATAATATCTTCTGTTGTACCTAATATTATGTACTCCCTTGAACATATGATTAGGAAATATTTTAAAGTAGACCCAATAGTTGTAGGGCCAGGAGTTAAAACTGGTATTAATATTAAATATGATAATCCAAGAGAAGTTGGAGCGGATAGAATTGTAAATGCTGTAGCCGCACATGAAATATATAATAAGCCATTAATTATTATTGATTTTGGAACTGCTACTACATTTTGTGCTGTAAGGAAAAATGGTGATTATTTGGGTGGAGCTATTTGCCCTGGAATAAAAATATCATCAGATGCTCTGTTTCAAAAGGCAGCAAAACTTCCAAGAGTTGAATTACTTAGACCTTCGGAAGTTATTTGTAGAAATACAGTAACCAGCATGCAAGCAGGAATAGTATACGGATATATAGGGCAAGTAGATTATATTGTACATAAAATGAAAATAGAAATGCTGGAGCTGGGAGAAAAGGATACATTGGTAGTGGCAACAGGAGGGCTTGCTAAACTTATAAGTGAAGAATCCAAGAATATAGATATTGTAAATCCATTTCTTACATTAGAGGGATTAAGAATTATATATGAAAAAAATAGAAAACAGGTGAATTATGAAAATATCAGAGCTTAA
- the tilS gene encoding tRNA lysidine(34) synthetase TilS, with product MLDKVLKTIHENSMFSVNDKVIVAVSGGPDSMCLLHVLNRIKDKLNIKIIAAHVNHCLRGNESDEDEVYVKEFCSKLNIDFYSTRVDINRFSKEKGLSSEMAGRAARYEFFENIKSKVGAQKIAIAHNANDQAETILMRIMRGTGIAGIVGIKPVRDKIFVRPLIKIGREEIESYCKKEHINPRIDNTNLTNIYSRNKVRLELIPYIKRNFNEDIITTLNRLSDTVNVDNDYLEYISSQKYKLFCDEKKDEIIIHKEAFLEHKAIIARIIRKSICYLLNNTYNFEKKHILDIINLQLHKTGTNLDLPKNIKVYNNYGDISIYFKNEKIINKDNNEYELFTGKNIIQSKKIIITIKTLSKNNRVNFKENNFIKYFDYYKIKDKIILRYRKKGDKFIPIGMSGNKKLKDMFIDMKIEKSLRDKIPLICFGSEIAWIVGYRVSDKFKVDENTIKILEIKFESEANNDRRY from the coding sequence TTGTTAGATAAAGTATTAAAAACTATACATGAAAATTCAATGTTTTCTGTAAATGATAAGGTAATAGTTGCAGTTTCGGGTGGCCCTGATTCCATGTGTCTTCTCCATGTGTTAAATAGAATTAAAGATAAATTAAATATAAAAATTATAGCTGCGCATGTAAATCATTGTTTAAGAGGAAATGAGTCTGATGAAGATGAAGTTTATGTAAAAGAATTTTGCAGCAAATTAAATATTGATTTTTATAGTACTAGAGTAGATATAAATAGATTTTCCAAAGAAAAGGGACTTTCTTCGGAAATGGCAGGCAGGGCTGCAAGATATGAATTCTTTGAAAATATAAAAAGTAAAGTAGGAGCACAAAAAATAGCTATAGCTCATAATGCAAATGACCAGGCAGAAACAATACTTATGAGGATAATGAGAGGAACTGGTATTGCCGGGATTGTGGGGATAAAGCCAGTGAGAGATAAAATTTTTGTAAGACCATTAATAAAAATAGGAAGAGAAGAAATAGAAAGCTATTGTAAGAAGGAACACATTAATCCAAGAATAGATAACACAAATCTTACTAATATATATTCAAGAAATAAAGTAAGACTTGAGCTTATTCCCTATATAAAAAGAAACTTTAATGAAGATATAATAACCACATTAAATAGATTATCTGATACAGTAAATGTAGATAACGATTACTTAGAATATATTTCATCACAAAAATATAAATTATTTTGTGATGAGAAAAAAGATGAAATCATAATACATAAAGAAGCATTTTTAGAGCATAAGGCCATCATTGCCAGAATTATTAGAAAATCTATATGTTATCTTTTAAATAATACATATAATTTTGAAAAAAAACATATTTTAGATATAATCAATCTACAGCTTCATAAAACAGGAACTAATTTAGATTTGCCTAAAAATATAAAAGTATACAATAATTATGGAGATATTAGCATATATTTTAAAAATGAGAAAATTATTAATAAGGATAATAATGAGTATGAACTTTTTACTGGTAAAAATATTATACAATCTAAAAAAATAATAATTACAATAAAAACTTTGAGTAAAAATAATAGAGTGAATTTTAAAGAAAATAATTTTATAAAATACTTTGATTATTATAAAATAAAAGATAAAATAATATTAAGGTATAGAAAAAAAGGTGATAAATTTATTCCTATAGGAATGAGCGGTAATAAAAAACTTAAAGATATGTTTATAGACATGAAGATTGAAAAGAGTTTGCGTGATAAGATACCTCTCATATGTTTTGGTAGTGAAATTGCATGGATAGTAGGATATAGAGTAAGTGATAAATTTAAAGTAGATGAAAATACTATTAAAATATTAGAAATTAAATTTGAAAGTGAGGCAAACAATGACAGAAGATATTAA
- the ftsH gene encoding ATP-dependent zinc metalloprotease FtsH has translation MKKISSATVWIIVSIVVIFTALTLLENGKTGNQINFNTFQKKYIANDVKSFQVKEDRMTINGVYTNGETFQTVVPMERLVQFLADNPNGNVSESYTPPANVPIWVNWLPSILSILVLVVFWIMFMQQAQGGGGKGVMSFGKSRAKMSSPDNKNKVTFNDVAGADEEKEELAEIVDFLKTPKRYLELGARIPKGVLLVGPPGTGKTLLAKAVAGEAGVPFFSISGSDFVEMFVGVGASRVRDLFEQAKKNAPCIIFIDEIDAVGRQRGAGLGGGHDEREQTLNQLLVEMDGFGANEGIIMLAATNRPDILDRALLRPGRFDRQILVGAPDVKGREEILKVHSKNKSLEQGVKLDVLAKRTAGFTGADLENLMNEAALLAVRNRKTLIGMDELEEAITRVIAGPEKKSRVINEADRRLTAFHEAGHAVVMKLLPNSDPVHQISIVPRGMAGGYTMHLPVEDRAYMSKSRLEDEMVGLLGGRVAEKLVIGDISTGAKNDIDRASSIARKMVMEYGMSENLGPISFGTDQDEVFLGRDLGRNRNFSEEIGAKIDKEVKELIQEAYRKAEKLLTDNMSKLKAVAENLLEKEKLEADEFEDIFANS, from the coding sequence GTGAAGAAGATATCAAGCGCTACGGTCTGGATAATAGTATCTATAGTAGTTATTTTTACAGCATTAACATTACTGGAGAATGGAAAAACAGGAAATCAAATAAATTTTAACACTTTTCAAAAGAAATATATAGCAAATGACGTAAAGAGTTTTCAGGTAAAAGAGGATAGAATGACCATTAATGGTGTATATACAAATGGTGAGACTTTTCAAACGGTAGTTCCTATGGAAAGACTTGTACAATTTTTAGCTGATAATCCTAATGGCAATGTTTCTGAGTCTTACACACCACCGGCTAATGTACCTATATGGGTAAATTGGCTGCCTAGTATACTTTCTATATTGGTTTTAGTAGTATTTTGGATTATGTTTATGCAGCAGGCTCAAGGTGGTGGAGGAAAAGGTGTTATGAGCTTTGGAAAAAGCAGAGCTAAAATGTCTTCGCCTGACAATAAAAATAAAGTAACATTTAATGATGTAGCTGGTGCTGATGAGGAAAAAGAAGAATTGGCTGAAATTGTAGATTTTTTAAAAACTCCTAAAAGGTATCTGGAACTTGGAGCAAGAATTCCTAAAGGAGTGTTACTTGTAGGGCCTCCAGGAACAGGTAAAACACTTTTGGCTAAAGCAGTAGCAGGAGAAGCAGGTGTACCTTTCTTTAGTATATCAGGCTCAGATTTTGTTGAAATGTTTGTTGGTGTAGGTGCTTCAAGAGTAAGAGATCTATTTGAGCAGGCTAAGAAAAATGCACCTTGTATAATATTCATTGATGAAATTGATGCTGTTGGAAGACAAAGAGGAGCAGGACTTGGTGGAGGACATGATGAGAGAGAACAGACACTTAATCAATTGCTTGTTGAAATGGATGGATTTGGAGCCAATGAAGGTATAATAATGTTAGCTGCTACTAATAGACCTGATATATTAGACAGAGCTTTATTAAGACCAGGTCGTTTTGATAGACAAATTTTAGTTGGTGCTCCAGATGTAAAAGGAAGAGAAGAAATACTTAAAGTTCATTCTAAAAATAAATCTTTAGAGCAAGGTGTAAAACTTGATGTGCTGGCAAAGAGAACCGCAGGTTTTACTGGAGCTGACCTTGAAAATCTAATGAATGAAGCAGCATTACTTGCTGTAAGAAACAGAAAGACTTTAATTGGTATGGATGAACTTGAAGAGGCGATAACAAGAGTTATAGCTGGTCCTGAAAAGAAAAGCAGAGTTATTAACGAGGCTGATAGGAGACTTACAGCTTTTCATGAAGCAGGTCATGCTGTAGTTATGAAATTGCTTCCCAATAGTGATCCAGTTCATCAAATAAGTATTGTTCCAAGAGGTATGGCTGGAGGATATACTATGCATCTGCCAGTAGAAGATAGAGCATATATGTCTAAAAGCAGATTGGAAGATGAAATGGTAGGCCTTCTTGGTGGAAGAGTAGCAGAAAAGCTAGTAATTGGTGATATAAGTACAGGGGCTAAAAATGACATAGATAGAGCTTCAAGTATTGCAAGAAAAATGGTTATGGAATATGGAATGAGTGAAAATCTTGGTCCAATATCCTTTGGAACAGATCAAGATGAAGTTTTTCTTGGTAGAGATTTAGGAAGAAATAGAAATTTTAGTGAAGAAATTGGAGCTAAGATTGATAAAGAAGTTAAAGAATTAATACAAGAAGCATACAGAAAAGCAGAAAAATTGCTTACTGACAATATGAGTAAATTAAAGGCTGTAGCTGAGAATCTCCTTGAAAAAGAAAAATTAGAAGCTGATGAATTTGAGGATATATTTGCTAATAGTTAG
- the greA gene encoding transcription elongation factor GreA: protein MSEAKKYVMTYEGLKKLEEELEYLKTTKRKEVTEKIKVALSFGDLSENSEYDEAKNDQAFLEGRIIQLENMLKNATIVDEADIPKDKVNVGSLVKVKDYEFDEEVDFLIVGSAEADPLKNKISNESPIGSALIGKKVGEIVEVQVPDGINKFEILEISRP from the coding sequence ATGAGTGAAGCAAAAAAATATGTTATGACCTATGAGGGATTGAAAAAATTAGAAGAGGAATTAGAATATCTTAAAACCACAAAAAGAAAAGAAGTTACTGAAAAAATAAAAGTAGCACTTTCTTTTGGTGATTTAAGTGAGAACTCTGAGTATGATGAAGCAAAAAACGATCAGGCGTTCCTTGAAGGAAGAATTATACAATTAGAAAATATGCTTAAAAATGCTACTATAGTAGATGAAGCAGATATACCAAAAGATAAAGTTAATGTGGGAAGTTTGGTTAAAGTTAAAGATTATGAATTTGATGAAGAAGTCGATTTCCTAATTGTAGGATCTGCAGAAGCTGATCCACTTAAAAATAAGATTTCTAATGAATCGCCAATAGGAAGTGCATTAATTGGCAAAAAGGTTGGAGAAATAGTAGAGGTTCAAGTTCCGGATGGCATTAATAAATTTGAAATATTGGAAATAAGTAGACCATAA
- the dusB gene encoding tRNA dihydrouridine synthase DusB encodes MKISELKFYNNVFLAPLAGVTDIIFRGICKDMGCGLVYTEMVSAKALYYGSENTKELIKVSHKESPIAVQIFGSEPMVMAKACDYFNDNKDICLIDINMGCPAPKIVKNGEGSALMKTPELAVNIVKEVKKTSVKPVTVKFRKGFDSSNINAVEFAKRLEDAGADAVTVHGRTREQMYEGKADWNIIKQVKEQVSIPVIGNGDIFSAEDALEMTRETNCDGIMVARGALGNPWIFREINQAIKGKQIIKPSIEEKVDLCINHLKLAIDYYGENKAVREMRKNISWYLKGLRNSTNIKNRINFENNSDTVIAILKDYKMELTEL; translated from the coding sequence ATGAAAATATCAGAGCTTAAATTTTATAATAATGTTTTCTTGGCGCCCTTAGCTGGCGTAACAGACATTATATTTAGAGGAATATGTAAGGATATGGGATGTGGTCTTGTATATACTGAAATGGTAAGTGCAAAAGCTTTATATTATGGAAGTGAGAATACTAAGGAGCTAATTAAGGTATCTCATAAAGAAAGCCCTATAGCTGTACAAATATTTGGAAGTGAACCAATGGTTATGGCTAAAGCTTGTGATTACTTTAATGATAATAAAGATATATGTTTGATTGATATAAATATGGGTTGCCCTGCTCCCAAAATAGTAAAAAATGGTGAGGGCTCTGCTTTAATGAAAACCCCTGAGTTAGCTGTAAATATAGTAAAAGAAGTTAAAAAAACTTCTGTTAAACCTGTCACGGTAAAGTTTAGAAAAGGTTTTGATAGTAGCAATATAAATGCGGTAGAATTTGCTAAAAGGCTAGAGGATGCTGGTGCAGATGCTGTAACCGTACATGGTAGAACTAGAGAACAGATGTATGAGGGAAAAGCCGATTGGAATATAATAAAGCAAGTTAAAGAACAGGTTTCCATTCCGGTTATAGGTAATGGCGATATTTTTTCAGCAGAAGATGCTTTAGAAATGACAAGGGAAACAAATTGTGATGGAATAATGGTTGCAAGGGGAGCTTTAGGTAATCCATGGATTTTTAGAGAAATCAATCAGGCTATAAAGGGTAAGCAAATTATAAAACCTTCCATAGAAGAGAAAGTTGATTTATGTATTAATCATTTAAAGCTTGCGATAGATTATTATGGAGAAAATAAAGCTGTTAGAGAAATGCGAAAAAATATATCTTGGTATCTAAAGGGATTGAGGAATTCTACAAATATAAAAAATAGAATAAATTTTGAGAATAATAGTGATACAGTCATAGCTATATTAAAAGATTATAAAATGGAATTAACTGAATTATAG